The Diprion similis isolate iyDipSimi1 chromosome 11, iyDipSimi1.1, whole genome shotgun sequence genome includes a region encoding these proteins:
- the LOC124412155 gene encoding CCR4-NOT transcription complex subunit 7: MPSATGGTNAAGLLKGGGMPSNEECGIRDVWGHNLEEEFRTIRQVVQQFQYVAMDTEFPGVVARPIGEFRTSADYQYQLLRCNVDLLRIIQLGLTFLDESGNTPGGSYTTWQFNFKFNLQEDMYAQDSIDMLQNSGIQFKKHEEEGIDPLDFAELLMTSGIVLVDDIKWLSFHSGYDFGYLLKLLTDQNLPQEESEFFELLRIYFPTVYDVKYLMKSCKNLKGGLQEVAEQLELQRVGPQHQAGSDSLLTGMVFFKMREMFFEDNIDDAKYCGHLYGLGTSFVVNGSGGYLDSNGDNSSSS; encoded by the exons ATGCCATCAGCTACTG GTGGAACTAACGCTGCAGGGCTGTTGAAGGGAGGGGGTATGCCCAGTAATGAAGAATGTGGAATCCGCGATGTATGGGGGCACAACTTGGAAGAAGAATTCCGAACGATTCGTCAAGTTGTGCAACAATTTCAATACGTTGCTATGGATACAGAATTTCCTGGTGTTGTCGCTAGGCCCATAG GTGAGTTCAGAACAAGCGCCGACTACCAATATCAATTGTTACGGTGCAATGTTGACCTTTTAAGGATCATACAACTCGGTCTAACATTTCTGGATGAATCTGGTAACACACCTGGTGGAAGTTATACGACATGGCAATTCAACTTCAAATTCAATCTACA AGAGGACATGTACGCACAGGACAGTATAGACATGCTGCAAAACAGCGGTATTCAATTCAAGAAACACGAAGAGGAAGGTATCGATCCTCTAGATTTCGCCGAGCTTCTTATGACCTCGGGGATAGTTCTCGTCGATGATATTAAATGGCTTTCTTTTCACTCTGGATATGACTTTGGATATTTATTGAAACTACTCACTGATCAAAATTTACCTCAGGAAGAAAGCGAATTCTTTGAACTTCTCAGGATATATTTTCCGACAGTTTATGATGTCAAA TACCTGATGAAGTCATGCAAGAACTTGAAAGGTGGTTTACAAGAAGTCGCTGAACAGCTGGAACTGCAACGCGTTGGACCGCAACATCAAGCAGGCTCAGATTCGCTACTAACTGGCATGGTATTCTTCAAAATGCGAGAG ATGTTTTTCGAGGACAATATCGACGACGCGAAATATTGCGGGCATCTTTACGGCCTTGGTACCTCGTTCGTTGTCAACGGTTCTGGCGGTTATCTAGACAGTAACGGAGACAATTCGTCCTCCTCGTAA